The Oxobacter pfennigii genome has a segment encoding these proteins:
- a CDS encoding transposase, with protein sequence MPSNNSKYTEEMREQTAKFILETGKSATSFAEEMGIDINTVCRWVRDYRRIKCLLMLNQKG encoded by the coding sequence ATGCCTAGTAACAATTCAAAATATACAGAAGAAATGAGAGAACAGACAGCGAAATTTATACTTGAAACAGGGAAATCAGCAACCAGCTTCGCAGAAGAAATGGGAATTGACATAAATACAGTATGCCGATGGGTAAGAGATTATCGCCGCATAAAATGCCTTCTTATGCTGAATCAAAAGGGATGA
- a CDS encoding NusG domain II-containing protein has product MKRWPGMRSGDKILIAFLVICIIGGYIVNRFINVESNKKNVVIKVDDNVIKTLTVNEKTDNKIYDFQFKNNTGYIELKDGKVRMLEMIKDICPEGVCSDTGWISKKYETIVCLPNKIIIFIEQNKEGDVDAVAY; this is encoded by the coding sequence ATGAAAAGATGGCCAGGCATGAGAAGTGGAGATAAGATATTAATTGCATTTTTAGTTATATGTATTATCGGAGGATACATAGTCAATAGGTTTATTAATGTTGAATCGAATAAAAAGAATGTAGTCATTAAAGTTGATGATAATGTGATAAAGACATTAACTGTTAATGAAAAAACGGATAATAAAATTTATGACTTCCAGTTTAAAAATAATACCGGGTATATCGAATTAAAGGATGGAAAAGTCAGAATGCTGGAGATGATTAAAGACATATGCCCTGAGGGCGTATGTTCAGATACAGGATGGATTAGTAAGAAATATGAGACTATTGTCTGTCTGCCTAACAAAATAATCATATTTATTGAACAAAATAAGGAAGGAGATGTTGATGCAGTAGCATATTAG
- a CDS encoding metal-sensing transcriptional repressor, translating to MTSHKEDSEIMNALKTARGQLDGILKMIDEERYCIDISKQILAVQSLLKKANIKILKNHINSCVVHAVMVGEGQEKIDEIMYILEKYIDKA from the coding sequence TTGACAAGCCATAAAGAAGATTCCGAAATAATGAATGCCCTTAAAACAGCCAGGGGACAGCTGGATGGTATATTGAAAATGATTGATGAAGAAAGATACTGTATCGATATATCAAAGCAGATATTGGCGGTTCAATCCCTTTTAAAAAAGGCAAATATAAAAATACTTAAGAATCATATAAACTCCTGTGTGGTTCATGCAGTTATGGTAGGAGAAGGACAAGAAAAAATAGATGAGATAATGTATATACTGGAAAAATATATAGATAAAGCTTGA
- a CDS encoding BRO-N domain-containing protein, producing MNELTTFNYEGKKVRTIQRNGETWWVAKYVCDVFGEANRNRAMQYLDEDEKGYTQMTTPGGVLFSFLPIGCISTSLIHSALCLIVLAK from the coding sequence ATGAATGAATTAACTACTTTCAACTACGAAGGCAAGAAAGTACGTACCATTCAAAGAAACGGAGAAACTTGGTGGGTGGCAAAATATGTGTGCGATGTATTTGGAGAAGCCAATAGAAATCGTGCCATGCAGTATCTCGATGAAGATGAAAAGGGGTATACGCAAATGACTACCCCCGGCGGGGTCTTGTTTTCATTCCTTCCCATTGGCTGTATATCCACCAGTCTAATTCATTCAGCACTATGTTTGATAGTATTGGCGAAATGA